The genomic segment GCCCGGGGTACACGTACGTTGTATCACTACTGGCGGGCTGGTCGTTGAACCAACTCATGACACCGATGTCTGTGTCTCAGCAGTGCAACACCGAACTGATGTACGTGCAGGAGcacagcggctgccgcagcgttgTTGGCGAGAcccagctgctgaaggagaagTTCCCTGCGGAGTACAAGGACTTGTACGTTTGTGCTGAGGAAGACATCGGCAAGGTCCCGTGGAGTGTGTCCAAAAAGGAGGCAGCGACGCATAGCGCCACGACAATGGCCTCGAACACGTTCCTCGTTGACACCGTCTACGACGCCACTCTCCTTCTTCGCGAAATCGCTGCAAAGCGCGATATGAAGGGGACCGCCACTTTAAAGGCAAAGTGGCTACCGCCGGCGGAGAGCGCCTGTGCACCGATGCGCAGCGCTGAGGATCTGGTGAGGCGTCTCGACGACGAGCGGGCTGCCGCCAAGGCGCGTGAGTTGGATCGCCAAGCAGAAATTGTGCAGGAGGAACATTTCCATCGGAACCGAGCGCCAGCTGAAGCCTGGGGAGCTGCTGATCTGGAGGACGACGATGTGGATGGCGATGGCCTCTTCTGCTTCGACTCGGTGCACCTTGATAAACTAAACCACGTTTATCAGCGCTGGTACGGCAAGCCGGCAACGCGCCCTACGAAGTACGACGATTGTCTCATGATCTACACCTCCGGCACAACGGCGAAACCGAAGGGTGTGGTGCACACCCATGCCAGCGTGGCCAACATGGTGAAGGTGTTGCAGGATGCATGGGAATGGAGGGAGACAGACTCCATTCTTCACATATTGCCGTGGCACCACATACATGGGCTGGTTAACATCCTCCTGTGCGCCATTGCCTCGAATGCTCGCTGCGTAATTACCACCTTTGACGACGCTGCGCGGGTGGCGCATCGACTAGAGAAGGGTGACATCACGCTGTTCATGGCGGTGCCAACCGTCTACACGAAGCTCATTGACGCCGTGCAGCGAAGATTCAGTCCCATTGAGAAGACCGGCTTCCGAAAGGCTTGCATGAGGTCTGTCCGCCTCATGGTCTGTGGTAGCGCGCCCCTACCGGTGCCAACGCTCAACCAGTTCTGCGAACTCTCGGGTCACACGCTGCTAGAGCGCTACGGCATGACGGAGATCGGCATGGCCCTCAGTCAGCCGCTCTATCCCATCTCCGACCGGCACCCCGGGACGGTAGGCTCGCCACTGCCCACAGTGACGACGTACTTGCACCAACCGGAGACagcggaggcgatggagcAGGCATCAGCAAAGAAGGCAGAGCACGACGAGGTGGGAGGGCTGGGCATCGCGTCGGAGTCGCTCTTCGACCGCTACTGGAACAACGCGACAGCAACAAAGAAAGAAGTGCGCACGAATGCGGAAGGGCTGCGGTTCTTCGACACGGGTGACACCGTTGGCATGCGGCTGCAGGTGGGAAAGCCGGCCGTGTACACAATCCTTGGTCGCTCGAGTGTGGACATCATCAAGTCGCGCGGGTGCAAGCTCTCTGCGCTGGAGATCGAGGCCGCGCTGCTTGTGCGCAAGGACCTGTTTTACGAGATGGCTGTTGTTGGCACTGCAGATGCTGTGCAGGGGGAAAGCGTGGTGGCTGTTGTTGCGATGCAACCGGAGGCGGCGAGGGCGCGCGGGATCACGTTTGGTGAAGGCATCGCATCGCACGAGTCTACAGCGGTgacggaggagctgaagaaggcggcgctggaacTGCTTGCACCGTACAAGTGCCCGTCGCGGTACATTATCGTGCCAGAGATCCTGCGGAACCAGACGGGTAAGGTGAACAAGAAGAACCTGAAGAAGGTGCTGAACCTGCCCTGAGGTACTTTATGTGTGGCATGTGAAGGTCGTGAACTGCGAGGAACAACGTGGCTCGTGTTATGGGCACAGGGAGACCTTcggtctttctctctctctctctctgcgaaggtccgtgctgctgtgaagttggcggcgctgctgtggtacGCGCGTGCTCATGGCGCTTTCATGGAGTTCACCCAAAGGAGGAGCTGACTGGACACTGACACCTTcctcaccgcagcagctccgttCCTTCACGGGTTCTCACTGCTGTATTCCACTTTTCCCAGCTACCCTCCCCCAGCTCGTCttttgcgtgcgtgcgaggACCATGGGGGTGCTGAGTGACCCTGTTTGGCTACCACCGATGTCTAGCGAGGATGCAAGGACCCCAACCAGGAAAGGACATGGGTGTCTGTGTCAGCATCGAAGGTGAGGAGAGTatcttcacacacacacacatgcgctcCTGTACATGCACAAGACGTTGTGttgttctttttctttttttttctcgtaACTCTCGTCGTCAACAAGCGGAAGTTTGCTCTTTGCCGTATGCGCGCTCAACTGTTGTCGGAAAGCAAGCGAGCAGAGTGAGCAGCGACAAAACAAACCAACAGAAACGAACGGTAGAGATGAAAAGACCGAGCGATCTCTAAGCACCACAACCGCGGTGCCGTGTCTCCACAAGCGCGAAGTCATCCGCGGATCTGGTTTGTATGACGAGCTTGAATCGCGTGATTGTGTGGCGTGTGGAATCACCGCTTACCACAGTCAACGTCACTCAAGATCCAGGTGTCTATAGCGCTTAGCGAACCTACGTCGCCACCTTCCTCTGCCACTCCTCCCTCATGACCTCATTTGAGCTGGTCGGACATCCCGCTCGAGCCTATTCTCTTCTGCCTGCTTCACACCTCTGCGGCTCTGTTGGGCCGTATTGCTGCTTCACGCGCCTACAGCTGTGCATACGCTTGTTGGATGCACGTACCCAATTATTGCTGAGCAGCGAGCATCCAGACCGAGGcgcccatacacacacgggcaACACCTCCGCGAGGTGGGTACTCTTTCACTTCATTTTCGCTCCTTAAGGCCTGCGCATGGAGCGGATCTCACTGACCGTCACGCCAAAACAAAGAGACGCACGCGCCCCCTCCAGCAAAAAAAGCCGCGTGGCggcactcctctctctccctctctgcacgTGGGCCTCCCGTGGGTGCTTTTTCCCTGCTCGCTCATCTCACGCAGTTTGCTTGCGCTCGGTTTGTCTACAAAATCCCCCTACCTCTCTAGTGGTCAATGTTCACCTTCCGCCCCAGCCCTGCGCGCCACTCACAGAGTTGGCGTGAGAGCTGCAAACCGGAGAAGTACGGCGCGACAGCGGCTGCATCGACTGCCTTGGCAGAGGCGTTCCCGTTGATGCTGAGGGAAGACAATGTGCGCCAGCCTACGTGGGCAATGGAAATGCGTCGCAACTCGCAGTTCTCTGGGGGCGGCGCGGTGGACGATGGTCATTCCGTGGTCTCTCCAAAGACCACAAAATCCTTCAGCGAAAGCCGTGCCAGCAGCCATGCAGCGAGACACACTGAGAACTTTAAGAGGGCTACCCCGGAGTTCGAGGACTGGCTGGCTGTAGGGAAGGTGCAGCAAGGCGAGCTCACGACGGCGCAACAGACGGACCTGTCCTGGTGGTTTCACGACGAGCGGCTCGCCGCAAAGACGCCATtcgccgcggtggtgccgtGCCCAGCGCGGATGAGTatggagaaggcgcagcaggcggtggCAGCTGTCATTGATGCCTTCGCCTTCCCAACGTTCTACGTACAGACGCTGCCGGTGGGGGCGACACTGTCGGATGTGGCGCAGGCGTTCGTCAAGCGCCCTGCTCACTTGCCAGAGGAGCGACGCTACCGCAATGCCGAGAAGACAGGCGTGTACGCCTATACGGCTGTGCCGTGCCGCGGGGGTCGCGACGCAATGAAGCTCGTGATGCAGTCATCCGCGCTGAAGGATGCTCTTCGTGAGGTGCCGTGCCTGCTGCTGAATGACTACCGCCCTCTGACACCGCTGTGTCTACGCTGCCTTGTCGTCGCCGgtcgctgcgtcgctgccgaaGTAGCCTGCGACGAAGCTTACGCCCCGCTCTTCGGCCTCTACCCCAACAACACCGGCGCGGCGGGGACAGGTGATACAAACCACGCCAGTGATGCGCATATGACGGCCGGGAGGCGCTGTGGCGCCTCAGTGGCTGCGTGTCACCACCGGCTGACCACCTTGACGGGCGAGGACGGAGAGGGCACCGTCCAGCGCACGGCGAGCGATGTCGTGGCGTACGGGTTGCAGAGTTATGTGGAAGAGGTCCTTGGGCAGTCACTGGGCAACCGCGCCTACACGGCAGTTTTGTCGGCTGAGGT from the Leishmania panamensis strain MHOM/PA/94/PSC-1 chromosome 28 sequence genome contains:
- a CDS encoding long-chain-fatty-acid-CoA ligase, putative (TriTrypDB/GeneDB-style sysID: LpmP.28.1220), producing MLRAFSLPLLNKVPYATLFKYNHVLQSVFKAQSSKVALTLELPGMPNAQFTYGQLQRDVVAMADVMVRRKEAVAQARGETPLSWLQPCRPGHVRSVFAQGEWTPSCDYMKDTGFYTMSILCGPGYTYVVSLLAGWSLNQLMTPMSVSQQCNTELMYVQEHSGCRSVVGETQLLKEKFPAEYKDLYVCAEEDIGKVPWSVSKKEAATHSATTMASNTFLVDTVYDATLLLREIAAKRDMKGTATLKAKWLPPAESACAPMRSAEDLVRRLDDERAAAKARELDRQAEIVQEEHFHRNRAPAEAWGAADLEDDDVDGDGLFCFDSVHLDKLNHVYQRWYGKPATRPTKYDDCLMIYTSGTTAKPKGVVHTHASVANMVKVLQDAWEWRETDSILHILPWHHIHGLVNILLCAIASNARCVITTFDDAARVAHRLEKGDITLFMAVPTVYTKLIDAVQRRFSPIEKTGFRKACMRSVRLMVCGSAPLPVPTLNQFCELSGHTLLERYGMTEIGMALSQPLYPISDRHPGTVGSPLPTVTTYLHQPETAEAMEQASAKKAEHDEVGGLGIASESLFDRYWNNATATKKEVRTNAEGLRFFDTGDTVGMRLQVGKPAVYTILGRSSVDIIKSRGCKLSALEIEAALLVRKDLFYEMAVVGTADAVQGESVVAVVAMQPEAARARGITFGEGIASHESTAVTEELKKAALELLAPYKCPSRYIIVPEILRNQTGKVNKKNLKKVLNLP